A stretch of the Vanacampus margaritifer isolate UIUO_Vmar chromosome 6, RoL_Vmar_1.0, whole genome shotgun sequence genome encodes the following:
- the eif4g2b gene encoding eukaryotic translation initiation factor 4 gamma 2b, whose product MTFFSPGVSVLHHCLARKRFSAKSQNIYKTDGALVKHRSPPSLPIILILSTILHCQAAKVESVIAEGGASRFSASSGGGGGRGAPQHYPKTVGNSEFLGKTPGQSVQRWVPSRSTRRDANSSNEKERHDAIFRKVRGILNKLTPDKFDKLCLELLNVGVDSKLVLKGIILLIVDKALEEPKYSSLYAQLCLRLAEDAPNFDGPSTESQTSQKQSTTFRRLLISKLQDEFENRARNVEIYDKHDNPLTSEEEEQRAIAKIKMLGNIKFIGELGKLDLIHESILHKCIKTLLEKKKRVQLKDMGEDLECLCQIMRTVGPRLDHDKAKSLMDQYFGRMRSLMNNKDLPARIRFLLQDTVELRENNWVPRKAFLDNGPKTINQIRQDAVKDLGVFIPASMSQGMRMDFFLESPFMPNRIKLDRETLGGLADMFGQMPGSGIGTGPGVIQDRYSPTMGRHRTNPLFNGHGGHIAPQPQSQFDIGPKSSFVKSNQVQNQHFLSQSQNHAAQQQVQSKDLPPRFSKKGQLNADEISLRPAQSFLLNKSQVPKLTPQIPSMMPPSTQPPRTQTPPLGQPPQLGLKTNPPPIQEKPPKTNKKPPPAREELLKMTEATMSEYFTSKNLSEAVGSVREMKAPKHFLPEMLSKIIVCSLDRPDEDKEHASTLIHALRLDGLITAENFMQAFLNVLDLCPKIEVDVPLVKSYLAQFAARAVIAELLSVAELAHPLENGTHFPLFLLCLQQTAKLKDREWLTDIFQQSKVNMQKMLPEIDQNKDRMLEILEGKGLSFLFPLLKLEKELLKQITADPSPQSIYKWIKDNISPKLHTDKGFVNILMTSFLQYIAQELCVSEGDEQLSAPSKEQLEQEKTLLLAFKPVMQKFLHDHTQLQVSALYALQVHCNANDFPKGMLLRYFVNFYDMEIIEEEAFLAWKEDITQEFPGKGKALFQVNQWLTWLETAEEEESEDDGD is encoded by the exons tcacaaaacatttacaaaactgaCGGTGCCTTGGTGAAG CACCGTTCCCCCCCATCCCTTCCTATTATCCTTATTCTTTCCACTATTCTTCATTGTCAAGCCGCCAAAGTGGAGAGTGTGATTGCAGAAGGGGGTGCTTCTCGTTTCAG TGCTTCTTCGGGGGGAGGAGGTGGTAGGGGTGCACCTCAGCACTATCCCAAGACTGTCGGCAACAG CGAGTTCCTGGGGAAAACCCCAGGGCAAAGCGTTCAGAGATGGGTTCCTTCACGAAGCACTAGACGAGATGCCAACTCCAGCAACGAAAAAGAGCGGCACGATGCCATCTTCAGGAAAGTGAGAGG CATACTCAACAAACTCACGCCTGATAAGTTTGACAAGCTATGCCTTGAGCTCCTGAACGTGGGCGTAGACTCCAAACTCGTCCTCAAAGGTATCATCTTGCTG ATTGTGGACAAAGCCCTAGAAGAGCCCAAGTATAGCTCGCTCTATGCTCAGCTATGTCTGCGCTTGGCAGAGGACGCACCAAATTTTGATGGCCCTTCAACCGAGAGCCAAACCTCCCAAAAGCAGAGCACA ACCTTCAGAAGACTGCTGATTTCCAAACTTCAAGATGAATTTGAAAACCGTGCCAGAAATGTTGAAA TCTATgacaaacatgacaaccctcTTACttctgaggaggaggagcagagaGCCATTGCCAAGATCAAGATGCTTGGCAACATTAAATTCATCGGGGAACTTGGCAAACTCGACCTCATCCACGAATCTATCCTTCATAAGTGCATCAAAACG CTTctggaaaagaagaagagagtCCAACTTAAGGATATGGGCGAGGATCTGGAGTGTCTCTGTCAGATAATGAGGACTGTCGGGCCGAGACTCGACCATGACAAAGCAAAG TCTTTAATGGATCAGTACTTTGGCCGTATGCGATCCTTAATGAACAACAAGGATCTGCCAGCGAGGATCCGCTTCCTGCTGCAAGACACAGTGGAGCTGCGAGAGAACAACTGGGTCCCCCGCAAGGCTTTCCTCGACAACGGACCAAAGACGATCAACCAGATCCGACAGGACGCAGTGAAG GATTTGGGCGTTTTCATCCCAGCATCTATGTCTCAGGGCATGAGGATGGACTTCTTCCTGGAAAGCCCCTTCATGCCCAACAGAATTAAACTTGACAGGGAGACGCTTGGCGGATTGGCCGACATGTTTGGACAAATGCCAG GCAGTGGGATTGGAACAGGACCGGGAGTAATTCAGGACAGGTACTCTCCTACCATGGGACGCCATCGCACCAACCCGCTCTTCAACGGCCACGGCGGCCACATTGCTCCTCAGCCGCAGTCGCAGTTCGACATCGGGCCCAAGTCCTCCTTCGTGAAGTCCAACCAG GTGCAGAACCAGCATTTCCTCAGTCAGAGCCAGAACCACGCGGCCCAGCAGCAGGTCCAGTCCAAGGACTTGCCCCCACGCTTCAGCAAGAAAGGACAGCTCAATGCGGATGAG ATCAGCCTGCGGCCGGCTCAGTCATTCCTCCTCAACAAGAGCCAGGTTCCCAAACTCACACCGCAGATCCCCTCCATGATGCCTCCCAGCACCCAGCCCCCTCGCACGCAAACACCACCACTGGGGCAG CCCCCTCAGCTTGGCTTGAAAACCAACCCGCCTCCCATTCAAGAGAAGCCTCCCAAGACCAACAAGAAACCGCCTCCTGCCAGAGAGGAGCTGCTGAAGATGACG GAGGCGACCATGAGCGAGTACTTCACCAGCAAGAACCTGAGCGAGGCAGTCGGCAGCGTGCGTGAAATGAAGGCTCCTAAGCACTTCCTACCAGAGATGCTGAGCAAGATCATTGTGTGTTCTCTGGACCGACCCGACGAGGACAAGGAGCACGCCAGCACCCTCATTCACGCGCTGCGCCTCGACGGACTCATCACAGCTGAGAACTTCATGCAG GCTTTCCTCAACGTCCTGGACCTGTGCCCCAAGATCGAGGTCGACGTGCCTCTGGTCAAGTCTTACCTGGCCCAGTTCGCCGCTCGGGCCGTCATCGCCGAGCTACTGAGCGTGGCCGAGCTGGCGCACCCGCTGGAGAACGGCACCCACTTTCCGCTCTTCCTGCTCTGCCTGCAGCAGACCGCCAAGCTGAAGGACCGCGAGTGGCTCACCGACATCTTCCAGCAGAGCAAAGTCAACATGCAGAAGATGCTGCCAG AAATCGACCAGAACAAGGATCGTATGCTGGAGATCCTGGAGGGCAAAGGCCTGAGCTTCCTGTTCCCGCTGCTCAAGCTGGAGAAGGAGCTGCTGAAGCAGATCACGGCAGACCCATCTCCACAGTCCATCTACAAGTGGATCAAGGACAACATCTCCCCCAAGCTCCACACCGACAAAGGCTTCGTCAACATCCTCATGACCAG CTTCCTGCAGTACATCGCCCAGGAGCTGTGCGTGTCAGAGGGCGACGAGCAGCTGTCGGCCCCCTCCAAGGAGCAGCTGGAGCAGGAGAAGACGCTGCTGCTGGCCTTCAAACCCGTCATGCAAAAATTCCTGCACGACCACACCCAGCTGCAGGTCAGCGCCCTGTATGCACTACAGGTGCACTGCAACGCCAACGACTTCCCAAAAG GCATGTTGCTGCGCTACTTTGTCAACTTCTACGACATGGAGATCATTGAAGAAGAAGCCTTCCTCGCATGGAAAGAAGACATCACCCAAGAATTCCCTGGGAAAGGAAAAGCTTTGTTCCAG GTCAATCAGTGGCTCACGTGGTTGGAGACGGCCGAGGAAGAGGAGTCCGAGGACGACGGCGATTGA